The DNA window ATCTACCGCGAGACCAAAGACCTGGATCTCTTCCTGCTGGAGCGCGATCTGCCGGCAGCCTTCTGCGCACTCGAGAAGGCAGGATTCCGCACGGTGGTGCACGACGCACGCTGGATCGGCAAGGGGTATCTCGGCGAGAGTTTCGTGGATCTGATCTTCTGCTCCAGCAACGAGCTGGCGGTGGTGGACGAGCTCTGGTTCCAGCATGCGCGCGAGGGATCGGTGCTGGGCTACCCCTGCCTGCTGGCGCCGCCGGAGGAGATGATCTTCTCGAAGGCCTTCATCGACGAGCGGGAGCGCTTCGATGGGGCCGACATCAATCACCTGATCTTCGCCTGCGGTCACCTGATGGACTGGGAGCGGATCCTCGCGCGCTTCGGTCCGCACTGGGAGGTGCTGTTCGCTCACCTCACGCTCTACCGGTTCGTCTACCCCGGCGCGCGGAGCCAGGTGCCCGACTGGGTGATGGATGAGCTGTGCCAGCGCACGCAGGAGGTGTCACGCTCGGGCAATGCCGGCGCAGATCTCTGTCGGGGGCACCTGATCAGCAACAAGCAGTACCGCCACGATTACGAGCTGCGCGGGATGAGCAGCGCAGAGCCCACGCCAGGGGTCCTGCCGCTGGAGTGGCGTTCGGGTGTGAGCGGGTCGGGGCCCTGCGTGGTGGCGACACCGGGCGTGGCTGCGGCAGGCATGGCTGCCGCAGACCTGGCCGCGGCAGACGCGGTGGCAGCAGCAGCAGCAGCGGCAGCGGCAGCAGCAGCAAACGCGAAGGACGTGGCGGTGGCAGCGGCAGCGAACGATGTGGCGGTGCCGGCAGGCGTGCCAGGCGCGAAGGAGGTTGCATGACGACGGATGCGAACGAGCAGCGGGTGGCGAGCCCGGTCACCGCGGTGACGCCCCAGACCGGCGGCGCCAGCGGCGGTGGAGCCCACGATGGCGGCGAAGGGGGAGAACGCGCCTCGGGAGGAGATGGCGAGGGGAAGGCGGTTCGGCGTTTTCGCCTCGCTGCGACCTCGGATCTGCACTGCCGTGGGGCGGAGCAGGTGACCCGCCTGCGGGATCTGTTCCGGGCCGTCAACGACGAGGCGGAAGGGCTCGTGATGTGTGGTGACCTCACCGATCGGGGCCTCATCGACGAGGCGAAGGCCCTGGCGGATGCGCTGAGCGGGCTGAAGGTGCCGTGCGCGGCGGTGCTGGGGAACCACGATCTGGATCACGGGGTGGGTCAGGAGATCATGCAGATCCTGCGGTCTGCCGGCATCCATGTGCTCGACGGCGACCACGTGGAGTTCAACGACGACGTGGGCGTCGCCGGGGTGAAGGGGTTCTGCGGTGGGTTCGGGAGCGCCATGCTGCAGGCCTTCGGCGAGGGACCGATCAAGGCGTTCGTGCAGGAGGCGGTGAGCGAGGAGCTGAAGCTCGAGGCCGCGCTGGCGCAGCTCGATACGGCGCGCAAGGTCGTGATCATGCACTACGCGCCGGTGCCGGACACGACGCTCGGAGAGAACCTGGAGATTCGCTCCTACCTCGGATCCAGCCGGCTGGCCGCGCCCGTGGACATGTACGGAGCCGACGTGGTGTTCCACGGGCACGCGCACCACGGGACCATGGAAGGCCGCACGGCCAAGGGCGTGCCGGTGTACAACGTGGCGTTCCCGCTGCTGAAGAAGAGCGTGGGGCAGGGGTTCTTCGTGGTCGACCTGTGAGCGGCCGCGGGAGGGGAGTCGCGCGGGGCGGTGATCGCGGTCGCGCGGCTCAGGTCTCGTCCGGGGAAGGGGCGAGTTCGATGTCCACCTGCAGGGGGATCGGCCCTCCGCATTCCTGGCTCGTGGCAGGGTTGAGGGTCTCGTCGTAGTCGACGAAGCCCTCGGCCGTGATCTCCACCTGGGTCGGGCCGTTCGTCCAGATCTGGCAGTGAAGCTCCCGCAGTGCGGTCGGCGCAGGCTCCTCGGGATCGACGTCGCAGACCACGTTGCCCTCGTCGAGGGACAGCCAGGTGGAGGGATCGTCGAGGTGGAACGCAGGCTCCTCGCCCACGCTCCACGTGACGCGGATGGTCGTGTCGGGCGGGACGGGGCCGTCTGCGGAACGGACGGTGATGGTGTACTGGGCTGCCAGCTCGGTCGGGCACCCGCCTTGACCTCCCTCGCCCTCGCCGCCAGCGCCGCCCGTGCCGTCGCCGTCATCGCAGGCGCCAGTCATCAGGCTGCAGAGGAGGGCCATGAAGCCCGAGAGGCTCGCCAGCAAGGGAAGATGAATCCGTCGAGACGACACGGCGCGCAGGATAGGCAGGAAGGGGGGGCAGATCCAGCGCCGGTCGCGGGCGCCTGCTCGATGATGTGCGGGCCGCCTGACAGATGAAGGGGGCCCGCGGTGGGCCCCGTGAGAGCGCTGTTACGGCTTGCGATGGAGGGGGCTGTTGGCGAAGCGGCGGGCGAGGACGTCGAGCGCGGCGGCGGTCTCGGCGGAGGCCTGCTTGCGCGCCGCCTCGATGAGGGCGGGGGTCGACGGATCATCGACCACGAGGATGGCCGTCGCGGCGGTGCGGCGGACCTCGCCATCACGGGTCACGAAGGCGTCGACCAGGGCCCTTGCGGCTTCCGCCCGGGTGGCCTTGCCTTCCCCGCTGGCGGCGATCACCGGGGTCTTCCAGGCCCAGGCCGAGCCGACATCGCCGAGCGCGCGCACCACGAGCCGCGCGGTCGTCTCGTCGCGGTGGGTCGGGAGGGCGGTGGCCAGCGTCTTCGCCACGGACAGGCGACGACACATCCCCATGCCGGCGAGGATCGCCGTCTGCTTGGGCCCTCGCGCCGTGGCGAGGCCGATGAGCTTCGTCGCGGCGGCGTCGGTCCCGAGCTTCCCGAGCGCGGCGGCGGCCTCGCGCATCACCTCGAAGTCCGTCATCGCTCCGTCGAGGACCGCGTTCAGCACGGGCGCTGCGCGGTCGTCCCGGAGCATGCCCGTCGCCTCGATCAAGCTCGTCCGCCAGGCGAGCCAGGCACTCTCGCTGAGCTTTCCCTGCTCGCCACCGTCGATCGCGAGCTGCTCGAGCATGGCGTGCAGCGCGCTGGGGCCGAGGCTCTTGAGCATCGGCGTGACCACCGCCATCCGTCCGCGCTTGGTCTCGTCCAGCTCCGGCAGCATCTGCCGGGCTTGTTCCACCGCCATGAAGGCATCCGGGTAGGCAGCCTTCGCCTTGGTGATGTCCGTCGTGAGCTGGGTGCGCTCTGCAGGAGAGAGCTGAGCGGTGCTGATCACCGCGCCGGCAGCCTGGGCCTCGACGGGCCAGCCCGCGGTAGCGAGTCCGAGCGTCAGCGCCAGCGCCGCGAACCATCCTTTCGTGCTCATTGTTCACCCTCCCACCAGTTGACCGCCGGGATCGCCCGGGTGGTATTCGTGCCGCAGTGCACCTCGCCAGCCATGCGGTGATACAGCGCCCAGTTGTCGATCCAGTGTACGGCGATTCCCAGCGGTGCAAAAGCCTCGCTCATCTGCTGCTTGAAGATGTCCTGGCCTCCAATCACCGGGCCGAATGGATCAGGCGCTGCGAAATCCGTGTCCGAGAGATAGATGCCGTTCACCATCCCCGGCACGTACGCGACGGCATAGCCCGACTCGGACTCCCAGACCGAGCCGATCCGGACGATGTCGTCCTCGGTGATGCCCGTCTCTTGCACGAGGACCTCGACCTGACTGTCGACCTCGGCGGCTGCCCACGCGCTGGTGTTCATGAGGTCGGGATCGTTCAGCACCGCGTTGATGGTGGTACGTGCGGAGCCCTTGGACGCGAACATCTCCGTGCTCCCGTACCCCGCGTCCCGCGCTTGCTGGAGCATCTGCACGCCGATTCCGCTGTCGGCGACGACCAGGGCCCAGCCACGTGCGGTCGGGGCCTTGACGAAGCTCGTGGTCTCGTCGACGTGACCGACGAGGAGCCACGAGGTGTCGAGGTACACGGGCGGCTGGTAGCCCTGCGCGACCAGCATGCGGTCGAAGCTCTGGTCGGGGTAGTACGACGCCGTCTTGCCGCGGAGGACGCGACCGACGGGGTAGCTGCGCCCCTCGTGGGTGAAGGGCGGGATCGTTTCGGTGTTCCCGAACGAGTTCAGCGAGTCCATCGAGTTCGCGTGGTTCGTGTCGTACTGCACCGCGCCGGCGACGTCCTTCCCGCGCAGTGTGGTGAAGACGATGCGGCCCGCCGAGCGCAGGCTCCCGCCGGTGTAGTTGGCCGAGCGGAAGTTCACGTGGATGACCTGCTTCTGCCCGCCAGGGCCTGGCATGGCCATGTAGCCCGTCTCGAAGAAGTCCTGCGTCCACTGGTCGTTGAGGGACATCTCCAGGGTCGGCTCCGGCACATTCGAGGCGTTCACGGCGGTCGCGAGACCCTGCCGGAACACCGTCGAGCCGTTGCCGGTCATCCGGGTGACGTAGACGCGCTCGGCCGGATCGAGATGATGGCGGAGCAGCACGGGGGCGACGCGCATCTTCAACGTGTCGGTTCCCCCCTCGACGGGCTCTCCGTTTCGCGTGCCTCCTTCGACGGTGAGGGTGAGCTCGGCGAAGCCGTCCCAGACCGTCAGATCGCGCACGATGTCCCTGCCCTCGATGGCGAGCTCGATCCCCGCCTGGAGCTCGGCAGCCGTGAGGGTGCCTTCCGGGGAGAGCGCGGTGAAGCTGTCTCCATCGGCCTTGAAGAGGCGGACCTTGCTCCTCGCCTGCTCGTTCAGGGTCACCGTGGCCGACGCGTCGGCCGGGGCGTCCGGCCACGGGGCGACGCGCAGCCTGGCGAGATCGAGCAGATCGTCGGGACCATTCACCACCTCGTCGGCGGCGTCATTGCAAGCCGCGAGCTGCGAATCGCTCACGCTCTGGCCCTTCGGACACGATCCCCGGTCGTCGTCGATGTTGGCGAGGAAGATCGCGCCACGCGCCGCGTCCCACGTGTCTTCATTCACGTCGTCGTCGGGATCGTTCAGATCGACGACGCCATCGCGGTTCACGTCGGCGCGGAGATCCACGATGGCCCTCGCGCTGCTGGCTCCACCGCTGCCACCGTCACCGCCGACGCCACCGGCTCCACCGACATCGCCGCCGCCCACGTTCGTCGCGCTGCTCGTCGTGGGAGGGCTCCCGCCAGTTCCACCCGAGCCGCCCGTGGCCTGGTTCGGGAAGAGGTCTTCCTGGTCTCCGCTGCACGCCGCAGCACCAGCCGTGAGAACGGCAGCGCCGAGCAAGAGCCATCGAGCTGTCACCATCCAGGGTCTGCTCCTCGACGGCCGGGAAGTCCGACCGCCGGAAGACCAGTACCACGGAGGCGTGATGGGCTTTAAGCGCGGCGAGAGGGCATCGCGTGTCGATGGGTAGCGGCACTACATCGTTCCAGCGGCAGCGGCTTGCGTCGAGAGGCACTGCCGCGACCGCTTCGTGCGTGCGCTCCAGGCGTCTGCGCGCCACGGCGTGCGGTCGAAGTGCCTGGATCATCGAGGCGCCGAAGGCTCACGGAAACGTGGGAGAGCCGCGCGAGCGCGCGCGCCGTGACGGCGTTTTCCATGACCGAGGCGAACGAGCGCGCGAGGCGATCGAGCGCAGGGGCGCGAGCTCCTGGCGACGGCTGCGACAGGGCTGCGCTGCGGCGTGACGGTGCCGGGTGCTGCGGCGTGACGGCGGCGGGCGCTGAGGCGGCGCGAAACGCGAGCTGGATGCGTCGCTGTACCTCGCCCTGCGCGCCGGCTAGCCTCCGGCCCGTGTCTCCCCCGTCTCCGCGCTTTGCCTACCACCCGGAGGGCCACGTGCTGGTCCTCGCCGATGGGAACGAGCTGTTCGTCCACGAGGGCAACGGGGACGCGCCGCGCTGGCACCACCGGGCCGCGACGGCGCTCGCCGCGGTGGGCGTGGCGGATGACGTGATCGTCTCCCTCTCCGTGGACGGGATGCTGTCCTGGTGGTCCCTCGACGGTGGCGAACCGCTCGCCGAGATCGCTCTTGGAGAGACGCCACGCGCCCTCGCCGTCGCCTCCAGCGGCACGTGCGCCGTGGCGCTGGCGAGCGGCGTCGTCATCGAGCCGCGGGACGGCGCCCGAGTCGCGCTGCCCGTGCCCGATGCGACGGCCCTCGCATGGTCGGCGCGCGGTGAGCGTCTGGCGGTCGGCAGCGAGGAGGGCCACCTGCACCTCTTCTGCCTCGCAGATGAAGCCCCCAAGGAAGAGACCAGAGCCATCCCCGGCTCTGTCGAGACGACCGAGCCCGCGGAGACGCGCGAGCCGGTGGAGAACAGCGAGGCCGCGGAGACGAGTAAGCCTGTCGAGACGACCGAGGCCGCCGGGACGACCGAGCCTGTCGAGACGACCGAGGTCGCCGGGACGACCGAGCCTGTCGAGACGCGGCGCCCCGAGGCCGTCGTGACGGACCTCCGCGCTCCCGTGCGTAGCCTGGCCTGGTGCTCCGCCGGCTTCTGGATCGCCGCCGTCGGCGATCGCCTCGTCACCGTCGACGCGGACGGAGGCCAGCCCATGACCCTCATGCGCATGACGGGTCGACGGCCCGACTGCGTGAGCTGCGCCGCGGCCGGGGACCTCCTGGGCGTGCGGCTCGACCGGCACACGGCGGTGGCGCTGGAGATCGCCTCGAAGAAGCTGGTCGCCGTCCTGAGCGTCCCCGATCGCGAGGTGATCGGCCTCGCCTTCGGGCCCGAGGCCTGGCTCGGCCTGGGCCTCGACCAGGGCGACGCCAACCGGATCGCGCTGCGGGCTCGGACGCTGCACAGGACGGAGCGCCACCCTGGCCGCGAAGGGACGAGCTGGCTGCTCGGGATCTCCTTCGACGCCACCGAGCTGCCGCGGCCCAGCCTGGGGGCGGACATCCTCGACCTCGCGGACGCCGCGGACGCCGTGGACGACGTCGGGACCACGGAGGACGCCGCGAGGACGGCGTGGGCGCTCGGTGTGACGGCGGCGCTCCTGGGCGTCATCCTCCTGCTCGCGAGCCGCTGACCCGCAGGACATCCCTTCCCAACGGCGACCCCTGCGGGCCATCATGATCGCTCAACCACGTACGCCGCGGCTCGACCTGACAGCGTGTCAAGTCCCATGAGAGCCCGCAGCGCAAGGAGGACGGCATGGCAGGAGCCCCGAGGTCGACCACCCACCCCGTCCCACACACTTGTCGCGAGCCCCTCGTTTCCTGGCTTTCGCGCTGTGCGTGGTGGATGGGATGCCTGGTCGCCGCGGCGTGCGTGTCGGCCCCCGAACCGGAAGATGCTGGTGCGCGCCCCGCTGCGGTGACGCCGAGTGCGCAAGCGCAGGCGGTCACCGACACGGCCCCTCCCGCCCTTCGCGCGGCCTACATCGCCGCCGTGCAGGCCGACGCGCCCGCCATCTACCACTTCCGCGACACGCCCCAGGGGCTCCGCGCCGACCCCACGGGCGCGGGCCTCGCCGTCACGCTCGCCGGCGCTGGCGTGCGGGTGCTCTCGCGCTCCCGCCGCTGGGAAGCCTCGTTCGCATCGCTCTCCCTCGGGTGTCCCGGCGCCACCGTGGAGGTCACGCCGACCCCACCCGTCCTCGCCGGCCGACGCGCCGAGTACCGACATGGCGACGTCGTGGAGTGGTACCAGCACGGTCCCCTCGGCCTGGAGCAGGGCTTCGACCTCGCCCGCCGCCCCGCCTGCAGCGCCGCGGGCGAGGGCCGCGTCGAACTCTCGATGACCCTCGGTGGCACCGTCCGTCCCGAGCTTGCCGACGAGCGGACCATCCGTCTACGCGACGCCGCGGGCCGCGAGGTCGGCCGCTACGCCGAGCTGTTCGTGCGTGACGCCGCGGGCCGCGAGATCCCGGCCTCCCTCGACGTCCGGGGAGATCGCATCCGCATCCTCGTCGACGACCGTGTCGCCACCTACCCCCTGGTGATCGACCCCCTCGTCTGGGAGGTCTCCGAGCAGCTCGCGACCTCCGGGGCGGGGGCGCTCGAGCAGCTCGGCACCTCCATCGTCCTCTCGGGCGACACCGCGCTCCTCGGCGCACCCGAGGCCACCGTGGGCACCGTACCGGGCGCTGGCGTCGTCTACGTCTTCGGGCGCGTCTCCGGCGCCTGGGTGGAACAGCAGAAGCTCCACGCCGCCTACACCCCCCCGGCGCTGCCCGTCGCCCGTCGCTTCGGCGCCTCCCTCGCCCTTTCGGGCGACACCGCCGTGATCGGCGCGCCGCACCACGCCGGCATCAACTCCTCGGGCCGCGCCTACGTCTTCACCCGCGCGGGCGGCACCTGGACCGAGCAGCAGGCCCTCGCCCCCCCCGCCGGGCTCCCCCACGACGAGTTCGGCAACGCCGTCGCGCTGGACGGCGACACCGCGCTCATCGGCGCGCAACGCGACGACGGTCACGGCACGGACGCCGGCGCCGTCTACGTCTTCTCGCGCACGGGCAGCCTGTGGTCCCAGGTCACCAAACTCTTCGCCCTCGACGCGGCCGCTGGCGACACCTTCGGCGCCGCGATCGCCTTCTCCGAGCAGCAAGCCCTCATCGGCGCTCCCCGCCATGGCACCCCTTTCGCCAGCGCCGGCGCCGTGTACGTCATGGATCGCGGCGGCGGCGTCTGGTTGCAGATCGACAAACTCACGGCCCCCAGCGTCAGCGTCCGCCAGTTCGGGCAGGCCATCGCCATGGACGGCGACACCGCCGTGATCGGTGCCCCTGGCGACCTGACCCTCGGCCCCGGTGTCGGCGCGGCCTACGTCTACACGCGCGCCGACGGCTTCTGGAACCAGTCCCAGCAGCTCTTGCCCTCCGGAGCCGCCCCCGAGGCCTTCGGCGCTGCCGTCGCCCTGCTCGGGGACCGCCTCGCCGTGGGCGCTCCCCTCGAAGGCCCCGCCGATGAAGGCGCCGCCTACTTCTTCGAGCGCAGCGGTGGCCTCTTCACCGAGACCGGCGAGCGCACCGCCCCCACCCCTGCCCAGCACTTCGGCGCCTTCATCGCCCTCGGCGTCGACTTCGCGCTCGCGGGCGCCCCCCACACCCTCGCGCAGCAGGGCGCCGTGTACGCCCTCCACCAGGTCGACCTGCTCGCCGACGGCCAGCCCTGCGCCGATGATGGCGCGTGCGTCTCCGGCCACTGCGTCGACGGCGTGTGCTGCGACCAGCCCTGCGGCGGCGACGGGAGCGCGTGCCAGGCCTGCAGCGCGAGCCGGGGCGCACAGGCGGATGGAACGTGTACCGTCCTGCCCTCCGGCACCCTCTGCCGCGACGCCGCGAGTGCGTGCGACCTCGCCGAGACCTGCGATGGTCTTTCTGGCGAGTGCCCCCCCGACGCGCTCGCCCTCGCGGGCACCTCCTGCCGCGCGTCCGTGGGACCCTGCGATGCCGAAGAGGTCTGCGACGGCGCGACGCTCGACTGCCCTCCCGATCTGAGCGCACCTGCCGGCACGACCTGCCGCTTCGCCGTGGGGCCATGCGACGCCGAGGAGAGCTGCGACGGCGTGACGCCCGATTGCCCCCCCGATCTGCTCGCCACCGCCGGCACCGAGTGCCGCGCGGCCACGGGCGCCTGCGACGTCGCCGAGGCCTGCGATGGCCTCTCCGGCGCGTGCCCCTCCGACACCTTCCTGAGCGCAGGGGTGGCTTGCCGCCCCCAGGTGGGCCCTTGCGACCGCGCCGAGGCGTGCAGCGGCACCAGCGCCGAGTGCCCCCCCGATGTCGTCCGCGGTGCGGGGACCTTGTGTCGCGCCGCGCTCGGCATGTGCGACCTCGCCGAGGTCTGCGACGGCGTGGGTGCGGCCTGTCCCACCGACGTTCTCGCCACCGACGGCACCGCCTGCCCTGGCGGCACCTGCGAAGCCGGGACCTGCAGCTCCGACGGCACCGGCGGCGCGGGCGGTGGCGTCGGCGGTGGCGACGGCGACGTCGACCCGTCGAGCGTCAGCGGCTGCGCCTGCCGCCTCGCGGAGGCGCCGGCACCCGCGACCTCGGCCGAGCGCGCCGCTCTCCCGGCCCTGGCGGCCCTGGCGATTGCCCTGCGCCGCAGCCGCCGTGCATCCCGCAGCAAGCCCGCTCGACGCGAACCCACCGCGCATTGATGGCGCGCCCGCCGCGGGCCGGGCCCTCCCGACATGACACCACCACGCATCGACCGAGCGCCCGGCGCAGGCCAGGGGACTTGCGCCCGTGGCCCCGGGGGCCTCGCGCCCGTGGCGTGGAGGGAGCCCGAGGTGTCGAAGGAAAACCGAGGCATCGAAAGAAACCGAGGCGCCTCGAACGGCTGCGAGGCGCCTCGTCGACGTCGGGCCGGAGCGGTGTTTGCCGCGCCCGGCTCGAGCGCGCTGCTTCCGCGCAGCGCCTCGTCGCTCAGATCTCGTAGAGCATCTGTTCGAACACGATGATCTTGTGCGACTCGGGCAGCAGGATCACGAACAGGCTGTCCCAGTGGTCCCCGTTCGGGCCCGTCTGGTAAGTCCGGTAATACCGCTTCGCCTGCACCGACTCCGTGCCATTGGAGTAGGTATTCAGCAGCTCCGCGACGACGGGCCGGTAGATCGACGCCAGCGCCTGGTTCAGCCCTGCCGCGTCATACACATCGGGCTGGGGATCGTACTTGTACCGCCAGTAGTGCCCCTGCTTCAGCACCAGCTGCGCCGCGTGGTCCAGCGACGCCTGCCCCGTGTATTGCCACCCGAAATCGTACCGGGTCATGTCCGCGTCGGCCCCGTCCCGCCACACGCCCGCCAGCAGCGTCTCGATGTGCGGCGCGATGGCTTCCTCCACCCAGATGTTCGGCGCGTTGCTCGGCGCCGGCCCGACGTTCGCCGGCAGGCACGACCAGCCCACACAGCGCGGCTGCAACCGGAACTGCTTCCCGGCTCCTGCGTCCGCACCGACCACCGCCAGGTACTCCCCGCCGGCCTCCAGCGACGCCAGCTTGATCCGGCTCAGCTCCCCGTAGCCGTCGTCGTCATCGAGCGCGACCGGCGTCGTCCCGTAGCTCCCGCTCGCATCCTTCGGCCCGTACAGGAACAAGCTCGTGTCCAGCCCCCTCGAGCTCCCGAGCTGCGTCACCTCGACCTGGACCTGCGAATGCGCCGGAATCGTGACCGCGAACGAATAGAACTGCGGATTCGTCGTGAAATAGGTCTGCACTGCGCCTTCGAGCGCCAGCGGCCCGAGGTACGTCGTGCTGTCGAGGATGTTCCCGGACCCCGGAGCTGGCGGCGTCGTCAGCACGGCCTCCGTGCTCTCGCCCACCACCTCGAACGTCCCCTCGTCCTCCACGCCGGCACACCCACCCAGCACGGCCAGCGGCAGCGCGCACAGCAGCGCTCTCATCCACACCCGATCCTGACGCATCATCGCATCGACCCTTGCGCCAGAGAGGACGAATCACCGGGCACGATACCTCGGCTGCCGCTCTGGCCATCTGACGCCTGTCTCACCAGCCGCCCATCGATTCAAGCGAAATTTCGGTGACATCTCCTCGTCACGAGACATCCCCCCGATCACGCCGTGCAGCGAGGTTCACCCTGGAGCGGAATCGTGTCGCGAGACGCGAATGCGCATCGTGCTACGGTCCGTCGACGATGCTGGTCGAGTGCAAATTCTGCGGCGCACCCCTCGACGTGGGCGACACGGATTCCATGGTGAAATGCCGTTACTGCGACAAGACGAGCCAGGTGCGCTCGCTTCGCACGGTCATGCAGCAGACGCCCCAAGGCTGGGCTCCTCCACCCCGGTGGATGCCGCCGGCGCACCTCCACCATCCAGCGAGCCAGCCCCTCCAGTACCACGTCACCACCGTCTCCTCCTCCGCGCCACGCCTCCTCCTCCTCCTCCTGCCCGTGGTGATTACGATGGTTATCGCCATCAGCATCGGCGTCGCGCTCACCCGGAGTGGCCAGCTCGACATCCCTGGCCTGCGCACGGGCGTCGCCCCCGAGAAGCTCCTCGCCCTGACGATGCGCGAGACCCCGACCGAGCTCGCGCGCCTCCTCGACGCCAAGCCCGACGCGCACGGCTTCCTGCTCGTCCCCGTCGCCCACGACGCCGTCGCCTCCGTGACGTTCGGCTGGAAGAAGGCCAGCCCCGATCGCGTCGAGACCATCTCTCTCCACATGCGCAAACCCGAGCAGCACGACGCGGCCATCCGCAAGCAGCTCACCGAGATCTTCGGCCGCCGCTACGAGCCGCCCATGTTCCTGTGGGAGTACACCTCCATGCACTGGCTGCCGGAGGCCCAGGTGCTCAACATCAACGTGCCTGCCTCGCTGCCCATCTACGGTGACAACCCCTTCCGCGAGGAACAGCTCGCCGCCCTCTGGAGCGTCGCCAAGGTCCTCGCCTTCCAGCAGCGCACCCCGGTGGATCCTGCGCTCCTCCGCGACGCCCTCGGCACCGGCTACCCCCTCGCCACACTCGCCACCCTCGACCCGCAGACCAGCGTCGATCAGAGCGCTACCGCCATGAAGGCCCTCTTCAAGGGCACTTACCCCAAGCTCCACATCGACATGGACTACGCCGTCGCCCTCGCACACCCCCTGTACGGCGAGGCCATCGTGAGCTGGGACAACAAGCGCTCCGGCGTCTTGAAGCATGTCCGCCTGACCCCACCTCCGCGGAAGCAGAAGTTCCCCGATCCCTCCGTGCTCGTCGCCTGCGCCACCACGATGCTCGGCCCACCGCAGAACGTCTCCGAGGGCAACGCCCTCCGCGGCGACCAGAAGACCTACCGCTTCCGCGTCGCGAGCGGCGGCAGCGTCGACGTCTTCGAGGCCATGGTCACCGTCCAGCTCGCTCACGCCTCGAAGTCGCCCATGTCGACCGCCGATTTCCAGCGTCTCCTTCGCGGCTTCGACGCTTGCGGCAAGACGTCGGGCTGAGCACCCGGCCTCGCAGCGCGCCGTGGTAGCTTGCTCCCGTCATGCTGGTCGAATGCAGGTTCTGCGGTGCTCCTCTCGATGTCTCCGGCACCACGCCGCTCGTGAAGTGCCGTTACTGCGAGAAGACCAGCCAGCTCCGCTCCCTGCGCACGATGGTCCCCCGGACCCCTCCGAACTGGACGCCACCGCCGCAGTGGACGCCGCCTCCCCACCTGCACTTCCCGACCACCAAGCCGCTCGCATACCACCATGATTTCGTCCGGATGCAGTACGTCGTCGTGCTCGGCGTCATGCTCCTCGCCCTGGTGGTCGGCCTGCTGTCGTCCGGAGGCACCAGCAAGAAGCGCCCGCACAGGGGCGTGAAGCGCGAGACGATCCTCAGCACGCCGATGCGTGGCGGATGCGTCGTGGCCGAGGCGAGTACCCATGTTTCTCCGGATGCGAAGGGAGAGATTCATGTCGAGGTCGACGACGACCTCGTGCCACGGATGACGTTCCAGTGCTCCCCGGAGAAGGTCGAGCCCCTGCAGCGCATCTCGATCCACCTGCGCGACGCCCGGAAGCACGACGCGCGCATCCAGACGCGGCTCCGCGCACTCTTCGGACGCCGGTTCTTGCAGTCCTCGCTCTCGTGGGAAGGAGCGAGTGTGCAGTGGCTCCCCGAGCTGGGCTTGCTGACCGTCGATGTCAAACGGACGCTGGACGACGGCAGCGAGAACCCTCACCGCGTCCAGCAGATCGAAGCCCTCTGGGGGCTCGCCAAGGAGCTCGCGTTCCAGGCGCCCG is part of the Chondromyces crocatus genome and encodes:
- a CDS encoding metallophosphoesterase family protein, whose translation is MTTDANEQRVASPVTAVTPQTGGASGGGAHDGGEGGERASGGDGEGKAVRRFRLAATSDLHCRGAEQVTRLRDLFRAVNDEAEGLVMCGDLTDRGLIDEAKALADALSGLKVPCAAVLGNHDLDHGVGQEIMQILRSAGIHVLDGDHVEFNDDVGVAGVKGFCGGFGSAMLQAFGEGPIKAFVQEAVSEELKLEAALAQLDTARKVVIMHYAPVPDTTLGENLEIRSYLGSSRLAAPVDMYGADVVFHGHAHHGTMEGRTAKGVPVYNVAFPLLKKSVGQGFFVVDL
- a CDS encoding protein-arginine deiminase family protein; translation: MVTARWLLLGAAVLTAGAAACSGDQEDLFPNQATGGSGGTGGSPPTTSSATNVGGGDVGGAGGVGGDGGSGGASSARAIVDLRADVNRDGVVDLNDPDDDVNEDTWDAARGAIFLANIDDDRGSCPKGQSVSDSQLAACNDAADEVVNGPDDLLDLARLRVAPWPDAPADASATVTLNEQARSKVRLFKADGDSFTALSPEGTLTAAELQAGIELAIEGRDIVRDLTVWDGFAELTLTVEGGTRNGEPVEGGTDTLKMRVAPVLLRHHLDPAERVYVTRMTGNGSTVFRQGLATAVNASNVPEPTLEMSLNDQWTQDFFETGYMAMPGPGGQKQVIHVNFRSANYTGGSLRSAGRIVFTTLRGKDVAGAVQYDTNHANSMDSLNSFGNTETIPPFTHEGRSYPVGRVLRGKTASYYPDQSFDRMLVAQGYQPPVYLDTSWLLVGHVDETTSFVKAPTARGWALVVADSGIGVQMLQQARDAGYGSTEMFASKGSARTTINAVLNDPDLMNTSAWAAAEVDSQVEVLVQETGITEDDIVRIGSVWESESGYAVAYVPGMVNGIYLSDTDFAAPDPFGPVIGGQDIFKQQMSEAFAPLGIAVHWIDNWALYHRMAGEVHCGTNTTRAIPAVNWWEGEQ